Proteins found in one Paenibacillus wynnii genomic segment:
- a CDS encoding ABC transporter permease, which yields MNKRGPSETSAASRAQWLQDMHEDYSRGIKQRKRNVMVVRSVIMLLFFAAWEVGARLGWIDELLFSYPTKVFQQILGDMVSGSLWPHLGMTVGETAVGFVLGTLLGTLLAVLIWWSPFLSAVLDPYMVVFNSMPKVALGPIFIVMFGAGFTAIVVTTLSITVIVTTLVVYNSFCGVDPNLVKVVKSFGASRVQVFTKVILPASFPTVVSTLKVNVGMSWVGVIVGEFLVAKSGLGYLIIYGFQVFNFTLVMSSLLIIAAVATAMYQLVVYVERLLLSHR from the coding sequence ATGAATAAAAGGGGGCCATCCGAGACTTCAGCAGCTTCCCGTGCACAATGGCTGCAAGACATGCATGAAGATTACTCTCGGGGAATTAAGCAGCGAAAGAGAAACGTAATGGTTGTAAGATCCGTTATCATGCTGTTATTCTTTGCGGCTTGGGAAGTGGGTGCCAGATTAGGGTGGATTGATGAACTACTGTTCAGCTACCCTACAAAGGTATTCCAGCAGATATTAGGCGATATGGTCAGCGGCAGCTTGTGGCCCCATCTAGGCATGACTGTGGGTGAGACTGCTGTAGGTTTCGTATTAGGAACATTGCTCGGCACGCTTCTAGCGGTGCTCATCTGGTGGTCTCCTTTTTTATCAGCGGTGCTTGATCCTTATATGGTTGTCTTCAACAGTATGCCGAAGGTGGCGCTTGGGCCGATATTTATTGTAATGTTTGGGGCAGGATTTACGGCGATTGTCGTGACCACTTTATCCATCACTGTCATTGTTACTACGTTGGTAGTGTATAACAGCTTTTGCGGTGTGGATCCCAATCTGGTTAAGGTCGTTAAGTCTTTTGGGGCATCACGGGTTCAGGTGTTTACCAAGGTAATCCTGCCGGCTTCTTTTCCAACGGTTGTCTCCACGCTAAAAGTGAATGTAGGTATGTCTTGGGTGGGTGTAATTGTCGGAGAATTTCTGGTAGCCAAGTCGGGCTTGGGGTATCTGATTATTTACGGGTTTCAGGTGTTTAATTTTACTTTGGTGATGTCGAGTCTGCTCATTATTGCCGCTGTGGCTACAGCGATGTATCAGTTGGTTGTATATGTAGAAAGACTTCTGCTGTCGCATAGGTAA
- a CDS encoding ABC transporter ATP-binding protein produces the protein MLPVVQLKGITHAYLGDQEASLALEDLNLSIGQGEFVSLVGPSGCGKTTLLSIIAGLLQPSHGEVLLNGQRVEGPTPEVGYMLQQDYLFPWRSILDNAVLGLELTGRFNQETREKTLRLLEDMGLAGKGNQYPSQLSGGMRQRVALVRTLATDPSLLLLDEPFSALDYQIKLQLEDLVSETFRHRGTTAILVTHDLSEAIAVSSTVILLERNPGKIRKIFPIPLGIREAPPLYARNQKGFVELFNEIWREMELAGGETNE, from the coding sequence ATGCTTCCAGTTGTCCAATTGAAAGGTATAACTCACGCTTATCTTGGTGATCAGGAAGCTTCTCTGGCCCTGGAAGATCTGAATCTAAGTATTGGCCAAGGGGAATTCGTCAGCTTGGTTGGACCCAGCGGATGCGGGAAAACCACGTTGCTTTCTATTATAGCCGGGCTGCTACAACCTTCTCACGGGGAGGTCTTGCTTAACGGTCAAAGGGTAGAAGGCCCTACTCCTGAGGTAGGGTATATGCTGCAGCAGGATTATCTCTTTCCTTGGCGCAGCATCCTGGATAATGCAGTATTGGGACTTGAGTTGACCGGCAGATTTAATCAAGAAACAAGAGAGAAGACCTTGAGGCTACTGGAGGATATGGGGCTTGCAGGTAAGGGCAACCAGTATCCTTCTCAGCTATCAGGTGGGATGCGGCAGCGGGTCGCCTTGGTCAGAACATTAGCTACGGATCCCAGTTTACTGCTGCTCGATGAACCTTTTTCAGCATTGGATTATCAGATAAAGCTCCAGCTGGAGGATCTTGTATCCGAAACATTCCGGCACCGAGGCACCACTGCTATCCTGGTCACACATGATCTGTCGGAAGCGATCGCGGTAAGCAGCACCGTAATCTTACTGGAACGGAATCCGGGGAAGATTCGCAAGATATTCCCCATACCGTTGGGAATCCGCGAGGCTCCGCCTCTCTATGCACGCAACCAAAAGGGGTTTGTAGAGCTTTTTAATGAAATATGGAGGGAAATGGAGTTGGCAGGAGGGGAGACGAATGAATAA
- a CDS encoding ABC transporter substrate-binding protein: MNRRRKAAVFFLMIGMCFSILAGCGGDSTVKVKIGEVTRSVFYAPEYVALTQGFFKDEGLEVELQTIPGGDKTMTALLSGAIDVALVGSETSIYVYQQGADDPVINFAQLTQRDGTFLFARKADGTFNWDQVKGSTFLGQRKGGMPQMAGAFTLLQKGIDPAKDITLIQNIDFANIAGAYASGTGDYVQLFEPQASIFEREGRGTVVASFGVESGYLPYTVFMSKDSYISKNGDTVQKFTNAIQRAQLWVKGHSPEEIATAIMPYFEKTEKDIVVSVVKRYKDQDTYATNPTVDDKEWNNLLDVMDNAGELKARVPSEKIVNNTFAEKAQKDIKDDTAK, translated from the coding sequence ATGAATAGAAGAAGAAAAGCTGCGGTTTTCTTCCTGATGATCGGAATGTGTTTTTCTATTCTTGCGGGCTGCGGCGGGGATTCTACAGTCAAAGTTAAAATCGGTGAGGTCACTCGTTCTGTATTTTATGCGCCTGAATATGTTGCTCTTACGCAGGGCTTCTTCAAGGATGAGGGGTTGGAGGTGGAACTGCAGACGATTCCGGGCGGAGATAAGACTATGACAGCACTGCTGTCAGGTGCGATTGATGTTGCATTGGTAGGCTCCGAAACCTCTATTTATGTATATCAGCAAGGGGCTGATGATCCTGTCATCAATTTTGCACAGCTTACACAAAGAGACGGGACATTCTTGTTCGCCCGAAAAGCGGACGGGACTTTCAACTGGGACCAAGTGAAAGGGTCAACTTTCCTCGGGCAAAGAAAAGGCGGTATGCCGCAGATGGCAGGTGCTTTTACCTTGCTCCAGAAAGGGATCGATCCTGCGAAGGATATAACGCTGATTCAGAATATCGACTTTGCGAATATCGCAGGAGCCTATGCATCGGGAACAGGGGATTACGTCCAGCTTTTCGAGCCGCAGGCTTCGATCTTCGAACGTGAAGGTCGGGGGACGGTCGTAGCTTCCTTCGGGGTAGAGAGCGGCTATTTGCCGTATACGGTATTCATGTCTAAGGACAGCTATATCTCCAAAAACGGGGACACGGTACAAAAGTTCACCAATGCCATTCAACGGGCGCAGCTGTGGGTTAAAGGCCATAGCCCGGAGGAAATTGCTACTGCAATCATGCCATACTTCGAAAAAACGGAGAAAGATATCGTTGTATCGGTTGTAAAACGGTATAAAGATCAGGATACCTATGCTACTAATCCGACAGTGGATGACAAGGAATGGAACAATTTATTGGATGTGATGGATAACGCAGGAGAGTTGAAGGCACGCGTACCGTCCGAAAAAATTGTCAACAACACCTTCGCGGAAAAAGCTCAGAAAGATATTAAGGACGACACTGCAAAGTAA